Genomic segment of Novipirellula galeiformis:
CGTGGACTGGAGGTCAAGGCGACGTGCGATCGATTCTACCCAAGTTGACTCTCCTAGGGAGCTGCCTCGGCGAATCGACCATCGGATTTGATCGAGCTGCTTGTCGCCGAGTGCTTCGTTGACTCGCCTAAGCCAGTTCGGCGAGCGCGGGATCGGCCATGGTGACAGTAACCTTGGCAGAGGTTCACTGGCTTCGGACCAGCGAGACAGCGATCCCCAACGCCAATCCTCAGCGTTTTTAACCAGCTCTGCTCGTTTCGCATTTCGTTCAACGCAGCGACACAGGACGAAGAAGTGATCGTCGTCCTGAACAGGCAAACTGTTGAAGCGACCTTGGTACACATGCCCTTCTCCCGCAGCGTGATAGTGGGCGTAGTAAGCAGGCAGGAATGATTGGGTAAAATCCCATTAGCCGCTTTGGCGTTAGCCACGGTTCGCACGTTCAACCGTGGCTCGTGTTTTGTTACAGCACGAGGTTAGGGTAGTGGACGAGGCGACGAGATGTTGATTACCCACAAATACGATTACGCCGGAGGCGTCCGCAGACATTAGCCGGCGGTCGAGCGAAGCGAAAACCGCCGGAAACAGATCAAAACCTAAACGTCGACCCCGAAGGTGGTCGGAGATCCATCACCAAGGATTCTACGACACCCTTCGGGGTCGACAGGATTCGCTTGGCTAATGACCACAGGTGACGCTGCGATTACCTGCGGCTAATGTCCGCAATCCCTACGGGACACTTGTGGGTAATCAACAGGAGGCGACGAGTCCCTTACCTACCACGAATCCCAGGGACTCGTTGCCTCGTCCACTACGGTCAAACCCTACTTTTTAGCTGTGACAAAGCACTCACGCCAAAACGGCTAATCTGCCGAAAGACTCCAGCCTACATGCTTAACGCATGGTGTGCGTGAGCGTGCCCCACCGCAAGAAAGGGCTCATTCCTCCGCACTCATTGGGTTGCAGCACCAGGTGCCAATGATGGGGGCATCAACTGGCAGGCCAAGATTCGGCAGAGATAGAGCGGCAATCCCTCGGACAAGATGTTCTCGAATGCCTCGTAGTCGGCGTCTTTGTGAAAAATTGTCCAGCGCCCAGTGCTCCGTTTCAAGGCATGGCAACTCGCACACTTCTCGTCCGCACGTTTAGGTCTAGGCATTTCACCAGCCCCAATAGTCGCCTCATGGCACTAAAAGAGTCCTGATTCATTTCCTTCACTACCTGACACCTTTGACCCTTCCGGGCCACAGGTGTTTCGTCACGTGAGGGGATTGCATCGCCATAAACCGTAACGCTACACTGGAGGGTTACGCGCAAACCACCCGGAACTGCTGCCGTGCGGATTGCTGCGACAATTCCCACTCATTTCTTTGCCTAAGGGGTTTCCGATGCCAACCGCACTCAAGTCCGCACGTCGCGGGTTCACGCTCGTGGAGCTACTCGTTGTGATTGCCATCATTGGTGTCTTAGTTGGCTTGTTGCTGCCAGCGGTGCAGGCCGCCCGCGAAGCGGCACGCCGAATGAGCTGCTCCAATAACATGAAGCAGATCGGCCTTGCGATGCACAACTACCATGATACCCATCAGAAGTTCCCGTATGGTTATCTCCTGGAGGCCCAGTCAGAGACACTTAAACGAGAATGCTGGTTCCAGAACCTTCTGCCATTTGTCGAGCAGCAGGCGTATTTCGAGCGATACAAGGTCGCGTTTGAAACTTATGGCGCCTCCCAGGCGACACATCTTCACCAATTGCCAGCGGAATTGATTGGCATTGCGATACCTGCCTTCATGTGCCCTTCGGATCCATCGGGCCCAGCCCATGGTGGCAGCGGATCCGACAGAGGCTTCCAAGGAAGTTACGGTGTTTGCGGCGGTGGCGGTACGCCAGCCCATGATCTGACTGGCGGGATTACGGCCGCGCAGATGCAAATCGTTCGGACGGATTCGGGAGGCATGTTTGGGCAAGCGAATAGTTACAAGTTCCGCGATTGCCTCGACGGAACCTCGCATACGCTGCTCGCCAGCGAGACGATTATTCGCGGTGCGTCCGGCGCAAGCAGTTGGGGTGACATGGGCGGCTACTGGGGCGGTGCGATCTTTGGCTCCTATGGTTTTACCTCGGCAGAGCCTCCGAACACAACGGTGCCCGATTTTACTCGTTTGTGCAGGAGCAAGACTTTTCCGAAATCGCCTTGCGAGGATATCACTGATTCCAACCACCGCAATTTCTACAATTTTGCCCGCAGTCATCACACCGGCGGCGTGTTGACGGCGTTCTGTGACGGCTCAGTTCGATTTGTCA
This window contains:
- a CDS encoding DUF1559 domain-containing protein; its protein translation is MPTALKSARRGFTLVELLVVIAIIGVLVGLLLPAVQAAREAARRMSCSNNMKQIGLAMHNYHDTHQKFPYGYLLEAQSETLKRECWFQNLLPFVEQQAYFERYKVAFETYGASQATHLHQLPAELIGIAIPAFMCPSDPSGPAHGGSGSDRGFQGSYGVCGGGGTPAHDLTGGITAAQMQIVRTDSGGMFGQANSYKFRDCLDGTSHTLLASETIIRGASGASSWGDMGGYWGGAIFGSYGFTSAEPPNTTVPDFTRLCRSKTFPKSPCEDITDSNHRNFYNFARSHHTGGVLTAFCDGSVRFVTDSIQRQTWRDLGNRADGRTIGEF